Proteins encoded together in one Paenibacillus sp. window:
- a CDS encoding GNAT family N-acetyltransferase, which yields MKVIKIDTEEALRKALDIRFEVFVDEQGVPREEEMDQYDASPASARHLLLEIDGEPAAAGRFIAYKPDTAKMQRIAVRRTYRGRGVGRELMLALESWAKEEGFTNSLLDAQCQAEPFYRSLGYAAVSPETFLDAGIPHVRMTKPLI from the coding sequence ATGAAAGTCATAAAAATCGATACGGAAGAAGCGCTCCGGAAAGCGCTGGACATTCGATTCGAGGTGTTCGTCGACGAGCAGGGCGTGCCTCGGGAGGAAGAGATGGATCAGTACGACGCGTCGCCGGCTTCGGCGCGCCATCTGCTGCTCGAGATCGACGGAGAGCCGGCGGCGGCGGGCCGGTTTATCGCCTATAAGCCGGATACGGCCAAAATGCAGCGCATCGCCGTTCGGCGGACGTACCGCGGCCGCGGCGTCGGACGCGAGCTGATGCTCGCCTTGGAGTCGTGGGCGAAAGAAGAAGGATTTACGAACAGCCTGCTCGACGCGCAGTGCCAAGCCGAGCCGTTCTATCGTTCGCTCGGGTACGCCGCGGTGTCGCCCGAGACGTTCCTCGACGCGGGCATTCCGCATGTGCGGATGACGAAGCCGCTCATATAA
- a CDS encoding flagellar brake protein — MSWLQMSDNVHHHQKNAVAVGCKISIEKDGFIATGVVSYVEGDIIEIELPQSKQYKPGDPVKLTAYSTNGFQTLQSSVVAKDIGMVMVLNPPENQRLAQRRQHPRIDVNESGKLTAVRWSKGGDNKLEEPLLISIRNFSLGGIGFVAARDPGIQPLMQAEALLDWNGGVFCTIEVSRRQPVEDGLYVGARFLDIGAEHLQALRGYILRTQIKQRAKRRLDELTAM, encoded by the coding sequence ATGTCATGGCTGCAAATGTCCGACAACGTCCATCATCATCAGAAGAACGCCGTCGCCGTCGGCTGTAAAATTTCGATCGAGAAAGACGGCTTCATCGCGACCGGAGTCGTCAGTTACGTCGAAGGCGACATTATCGAAATCGAGCTCCCGCAGTCGAAACAATATAAGCCCGGGGATCCCGTCAAGTTGACCGCCTACTCCACGAACGGCTTCCAGACGCTTCAGTCGTCCGTCGTGGCGAAAGACATCGGCATGGTGATGGTGCTCAATCCCCCGGAAAATCAGCGCCTTGCGCAGCGCCGCCAGCATCCGCGCATCGACGTGAACGAGTCCGGCAAGCTGACCGCGGTCCGCTGGTCGAAAGGCGGCGACAATAAGCTCGAAGAGCCGCTCCTCATCTCCATCCGCAATTTCAGCTTAGGCGGCATCGGCTTCGTCGCTGCGCGGGACCCGGGCATTCAGCCGCTTATGCAGGCCGAGGCGCTGCTTGATTGGAACGGCGGCGTCTTCTGCACGATCGAGGTCTCCCGGAGACAGCCGGTCGAAGACGGCCTGTACGTCGGGGCCCGCTTCTTGGATATCGGCGCAGAGCATTTGCAAGCGCTGCGCGGATACATCCTGCGCACGCAAATCAAGCAGCGAGCGAAACGCCGCCTCGACGAGCTGACCGCGATGTGA
- a CDS encoding DUF1811 family protein has translation MKRFSEMTEDELRSEIDRLAKELEASRLEGERDVLRQKWLMARSYAARSRSFPPGRYRVEDADDIFTLRYVNGVMGWGVWGRGGEETALPLAVLTPEDDAAKERR, from the coding sequence TTGAAACGGTTCAGCGAAATGACGGAGGACGAGCTGCGCTCGGAAATCGACCGGCTGGCGAAGGAACTCGAAGCGAGCCGGCTCGAGGGCGAGAGGGACGTGCTGCGGCAAAAGTGGCTGATGGCCCGGTCGTATGCCGCGAGAAGCCGATCGTTCCCGCCCGGACGGTATCGCGTCGAAGATGCCGACGACATCTTTACGCTCCGGTACGTGAACGGCGTGATGGGGTGGGGCGTTTGGGGCCGCGGCGGCGAAGAAACGGCGCTGCCGCTCGCGGTGCTGACGCCGGAGGATGATGCGGCGAAGGAACGGCGCTAA
- a CDS encoding sensory rhodopsin transducer — protein sequence MAANGYKVWYIPDGYIPPISTGSLTSHESICVLNTNEADANLLVTVYFEDRDPIENVEVRVGGRRTAHVRTSSLEKNGESIPVGVPYAMEVRSDVPIIVQYSRMDATQPANTLATTMGFPVAAE from the coding sequence ATGGCGGCAAACGGTTACAAAGTATGGTACATTCCGGACGGGTACATCCCGCCGATCAGCACGGGCTCGCTGACGAGCCATGAGTCGATTTGCGTGCTTAATACGAACGAAGCGGACGCGAATTTGCTGGTTACCGTCTATTTCGAGGACCGCGACCCGATCGAGAACGTCGAAGTGCGCGTCGGCGGGCGCCGGACGGCGCATGTGCGCACGAGCTCGCTCGAAAAGAACGGAGAGTCGATTCCGGTCGGCGTGCCGTACGCGATGGAGGTGCGCAGCGACGTGCCGATCATCGTGCAGTACAGCCGGATGGACGCGACGCAGCCGGCGAACACGCTCGCGACGACGATGGGCTTCCCGGTCGCGGCGGAATAA
- a CDS encoding acetylxylan esterase, which produces MNAIDKRIEELHRLRPSSEPPPDLDAFWERTEREALEAPFRSTRAPLATPLAGMKAYAVSYESFADTTIRGMLLLPAFAEGPFPCVLTFPGYTGGKGEPEAYAHWVLMGVAVFAVDVRGQGGETGNRLGTDFGMARGWITQGLLDPDRCYYKALAIDALRAAQWMAEQPELDASRLGAVGGSQGGGLALLVSALHRSIGLTVADIPNMCHMDHGVLHSTGSLTEVADFLRRFPEKLPAALRTLSYFDMLHLVKRIRHPLLMSVGLKDTVCMPEQIFPAYHAAASEDKRLEIYPFTGHAVESAQRRIGLEFVRERWFPA; this is translated from the coding sequence TTGAACGCAATCGACAAACGAATCGAAGAGCTGCACCGGTTACGCCCTTCGAGCGAGCCGCCCCCGGATTTGGACGCGTTCTGGGAACGGACCGAACGGGAGGCGCTGGAGGCTCCGTTCCGCTCGACCCGCGCGCCGCTGGCAACGCCGCTCGCCGGAATGAAAGCGTACGCAGTGTCGTACGAAAGCTTCGCGGACACGACGATTCGCGGCATGCTGCTGCTGCCGGCGTTCGCGGAGGGCCCGTTCCCGTGCGTGCTGACGTTCCCGGGTTATACAGGGGGCAAGGGAGAGCCGGAGGCGTATGCGCATTGGGTGCTGATGGGCGTCGCCGTGTTCGCCGTCGACGTGCGCGGACAAGGCGGGGAGACGGGCAACCGGCTCGGCACCGATTTCGGGATGGCCCGCGGTTGGATTACGCAGGGACTGCTCGATCCGGATCGCTGCTATTACAAAGCGCTCGCGATCGACGCGCTGCGCGCGGCGCAGTGGATGGCGGAGCAGCCCGAACTGGACGCGAGCCGGCTCGGCGCCGTGGGCGGCAGTCAAGGCGGCGGATTGGCGCTGCTCGTCTCGGCGCTGCACCGCTCCATCGGCCTCACGGTCGCGGACATTCCGAACATGTGCCACATGGATCACGGCGTGCTCCACTCGACCGGTTCCTTGACGGAGGTGGCCGATTTCTTGCGGAGGTTTCCCGAGAAGCTGCCGGCGGCGCTGCGCACGTTAAGCTATTTCGATATGCTTCATTTGGTGAAGCGCATTCGCCATCCGCTGCTCATGTCCGTCGGGCTTAAGGATACCGTCTGCATGCCGGAGCAAATTTTCCCGGCGTACCACGCGGCGGCATCGGAGGATAAGCGGCTCGAGATTTATCCGTTTACCGGCCACGCGGTCGAATCGGCGCAACGGCGCATCGGGTTGGAGTTTGTAAGAGAACGTTGGTTCCCGGCGTGA
- a CDS encoding alpha/beta-type small acid-soluble spore protein — protein sequence MGTGSNNSNDLVVPQASQALEQLKFEVAQELGIQIPQDGYYGYMATRDTGAIGGHITRRLVQIAEQTLAGR from the coding sequence ATGGGTACAGGTTCTAACAACTCGAACGACTTGGTAGTGCCGCAAGCATCGCAGGCACTCGAGCAACTGAAGTTCGAAGTAGCGCAAGAACTCGGCATTCAGATTCCGCAAGACGGGTACTACGGCTATATGGCAACTCGCGACACCGGAGCGATCGGTGGTCACATTACGCGCCGTCTCGTTCAAATCGCGGAACAAACCTTGGCTGGTCGATAA
- a CDS encoding alpha/beta-type small acid-soluble spore protein, which translates to MGTGSNNSNDLVVPQASQALEQLKFEVAQELGIQIPQDGYYGYMATRDTGAIGGHITRRLVQIAEQTLARR; encoded by the coding sequence ATGGGTACAGGTTCTAACAACTCGAACGACTTGGTAGTGCCGCAAGCATCGCAGGCACTCGAGCAACTGAAGTTCGAAGTAGCGCAAGAACTCGGCATTCAAATTCCGCAAGATGGGTACTATGGGTATATGGCGACTCGCGACACCGGAGCGATCGGTGGTCACATTACTCGCCGCCTCGTACAAATCGCGGAGCAAACGTTGGCCCGCCGATAA
- a CDS encoding N-acetylmuramoyl-L-alanine amidase, protein MAPILIIDPGHGGADPGGGSNAFWKEKDLVLQISLYQAERFEKLGVDVAMTRRTDVTISAPARTKIVRESGARYCISNHINAGGGDGVETIHSIHSDGKLARAIAEAIRESGQNLRRVFTRTLPGNPNRDYYFMHRETGGVETVIIEYGFADSKRDDVEQLRTHWKEYAEAVVRAFCSHIGHPYAPPRAVSAAEVEAAGDLPAVQARIGVVVDGVRIGEGLLIDNTSYVPARLIGELLGAVIEWDGANVVVRRKETT, encoded by the coding sequence GTGGCACCGATTTTGATCATCGACCCGGGACATGGCGGAGCGGACCCCGGAGGCGGCTCGAACGCGTTTTGGAAGGAGAAAGATCTCGTTCTGCAAATTTCCCTGTACCAAGCCGAACGGTTCGAGAAGCTAGGAGTGGACGTCGCGATGACCCGGAGGACGGACGTCACGATCAGCGCCCCCGCTCGGACGAAGATCGTGCGCGAGAGCGGCGCCCGCTATTGCATTTCGAATCATATCAATGCAGGCGGCGGCGACGGGGTCGAGACGATTCATTCCATCCATTCGGACGGAAAACTGGCTCGCGCCATCGCGGAGGCGATTCGCGAGAGCGGGCAAAATTTGCGCCGCGTCTTTACCCGTACGCTGCCGGGCAATCCGAACCGCGACTATTATTTTATGCACCGGGAGACGGGCGGCGTCGAGACGGTAATTATCGAGTACGGTTTCGCGGATTCGAAGCGGGACGACGTCGAACAGCTGCGGACGCATTGGAAAGAATACGCGGAAGCGGTCGTGCGCGCGTTCTGCAGCCACATCGGGCACCCGTACGCGCCGCCTAGAGCGGTGTCGGCCGCGGAAGTGGAGGCCGCCGGCGATTTGCCCGCCGTGCAAGCGAGAATCGGCGTCGTCGTCGACGGCGTCCGGATCGGAGAAGGGCTGCTCATTGACAATACGTCGTACGTGCCCGCCCGGTTGATCGGCGAGCTGCTCGGCGCGGTCATCGAGTGGGACGGCGCCAACGTCGTCGTCCGGAGGAAGGAAACGACATAG
- a CDS encoding DUF3298 and DUF4163 domain-containing protein, with the protein MAAPMRFPVPIQTGSYVVPNVEVYYPSVYGLPNRGAQAAMNEAIRAQANAMIEEQLGQRPPDGGATTITGLYELKTNQRGVLSLTQSNYAYTPPAAHGMTLLRSLTFDVATGKAYALPELFRLGSGYEEAINRSIRRQIEDRDVPLLVEFTGIAKDQPYYIADKALVVYFQLYELTPYVYGFPMFPISVYELQDFVVEAGPLGRMLPGV; encoded by the coding sequence ATGGCGGCCCCGATGCGATTTCCCGTCCCGATTCAAACCGGCTCCTATGTCGTCCCGAACGTGGAGGTGTATTACCCCAGCGTGTACGGTCTGCCGAACCGCGGCGCCCAGGCGGCCATGAACGAAGCGATCCGCGCGCAGGCGAACGCGATGATCGAGGAGCAGCTCGGGCAGCGGCCTCCCGATGGCGGCGCGACGACGATCACGGGATTGTACGAACTGAAGACGAACCAACGGGGCGTTCTAAGCCTTACGCAGAGCAACTATGCCTATACGCCTCCCGCCGCGCACGGCATGACGCTGCTGCGCTCGCTCACGTTCGACGTGGCGACGGGGAAGGCATACGCGCTGCCCGAGCTGTTTCGGCTCGGCAGCGGCTACGAGGAAGCGATCAACCGCAGCATTCGCCGGCAGATCGAGGATCGAGACGTCCCGCTGCTTGTAGAGTTTACCGGCATCGCGAAGGACCAGCCGTATTATATCGCCGACAAAGCGCTGGTCGTTTACTTTCAGCTCTACGAATTAACCCCGTACGTGTACGGATTCCCGATGTTTCCGATCTCTGTTTACGAGCTGCAGGATTTTGTCGTGGAGGCGGGACCGCTCGGGCGGATGCTGCCGGGCGTATAG
- a CDS encoding trimeric intracellular cation channel family protein: MFLIEWFLYLGVAAAGVSGALVGIKKELDFFGVLFLGGVTALGGGFVRDVLIGNVPPIGFLYPSYFWVSTVAGLLTWLFYTRIDRLRIFILVSDAIGLGVFTAVGADSAVKFGFDEPFLVISMGLITGIGGGVLRDVFVKEIPFVFRKEVYAIASIVGAACYYYSTWTLPAIGAMFLCLIVTFVIRIGSIWLKIDFPVYKENKPGPQ, from the coding sequence ATGTTTCTGATCGAATGGTTTTTATATTTGGGGGTAGCCGCGGCGGGCGTCTCGGGCGCGCTTGTCGGCATCAAGAAAGAGCTCGACTTTTTCGGTGTGTTGTTTTTGGGAGGCGTGACGGCGCTCGGAGGCGGATTTGTCCGCGACGTCTTGATCGGCAATGTGCCGCCGATCGGTTTTTTGTATCCGAGCTACTTCTGGGTCAGCACCGTCGCCGGTCTGCTGACGTGGCTGTTTTATACCCGGATCGACCGGCTGCGCATCTTCATTCTCGTCTCCGACGCGATCGGACTCGGCGTATTTACGGCCGTCGGCGCCGATTCCGCGGTCAAATTCGGCTTCGACGAACCGTTCCTCGTCATCTCGATGGGCCTTATTACCGGCATCGGCGGCGGCGTGCTCCGGGATGTCTTCGTGAAAGAAATTCCGTTCGTCTTCCGGAAAGAGGTGTACGCGATCGCCTCGATCGTCGGGGCAGCGTGTTATTATTATTCAACGTGGACGCTGCCGGCGATCGGCGCGATGTTTCTTTGTTTGATCGTGACGTTCGTCATCCGCATCGGTTCGATATGGCTCAAAATCGACTTCCCCGTCTACAAAGAGAACAAGCCGGGCCCGCAATGA
- a CDS encoding S-layer homology domain-containing protein: MNNWKRWIAWALTAALVFGTVSIAGAAGTAGAAVEAPAHLQVIADESAVEADGKWNLHLIYHNVENKARTNTQLHVKIHDLLEVVDAGGAEWDAAQSMLKWNVKDTPANGATVYHFQLKVKANAKAGDEVDVEGEVELEGGVKWKTPKVKAKVGTVTHQPFMQGYPDGLFRPDGSLTRAETAAMIARIDGLRAAEAVPYEDVPSSHWAYRYINQVSADGYMVGFDGKFRPDEPITKAELIVLMLRLHGIVEAPFDSPFDDVKNHWSRHALGTAHALGYVKQASKGNAPQFLPDTAIARKEAAQWLSIGLQRGPLKDGETDVVQHFPDVPADHPYFEWIEEASAVAHEAKQRGEGVEHLVRYLPEQTSPF, from the coding sequence GTGAACAATTGGAAACGTTGGATCGCTTGGGCGTTGACGGCGGCGCTCGTCTTCGGAACCGTGAGCATCGCAGGCGCGGCCGGGACGGCGGGGGCGGCGGTCGAGGCGCCGGCCCACCTGCAGGTCATCGCCGACGAATCGGCGGTCGAGGCGGACGGGAAGTGGAATTTGCACCTCATTTATCACAACGTGGAAAACAAAGCCCGCACCAATACGCAGCTTCACGTTAAAATTCACGACCTGCTGGAGGTCGTCGATGCGGGCGGCGCGGAGTGGGACGCGGCGCAAAGCATGCTGAAATGGAACGTGAAGGATACGCCGGCGAACGGAGCGACGGTGTATCATTTCCAGCTCAAGGTGAAGGCGAACGCCAAAGCCGGCGACGAGGTCGACGTCGAAGGGGAAGTGGAACTGGAAGGCGGCGTTAAATGGAAAACGCCGAAGGTGAAGGCGAAGGTCGGCACGGTGACGCACCAGCCGTTCATGCAGGGGTATCCCGACGGCTTGTTCCGCCCGGACGGAAGCCTTACGCGAGCGGAGACGGCGGCGATGATCGCGAGAATCGACGGGCTGCGCGCAGCCGAAGCCGTTCCTTACGAAGACGTGCCGAGCTCCCATTGGGCGTATCGCTACATTAATCAAGTGTCCGCGGACGGATACATGGTCGGGTTCGACGGCAAGTTTCGGCCGGACGAACCGATTACGAAAGCGGAGCTGATCGTGCTGATGCTGCGCTTGCACGGGATCGTCGAGGCGCCGTTCGACAGCCCGTTCGACGACGTCAAGAACCATTGGTCCCGCCACGCGCTCGGCACCGCGCATGCGCTCGGTTACGTGAAGCAAGCGAGCAAGGGCAATGCGCCGCAATTTCTGCCGGATACGGCGATCGCGCGCAAGGAAGCTGCCCAGTGGCTCAGCATCGGCTTACAGCGCGGGCCGCTGAAGGATGGGGAGACGGACGTCGTGCAGCATTTCCCGGACGTGCCGGCCGATCACCCGTATTTCGAGTGGATCGAGGAGGCGTCGGCGGTCGCGCATGAAGCGAAGCAGCGCGGCGAAGGCGTCGAGCATCTCGTTCGATACTTGCCGGAGCAAACGTCGCCGTTCTAA
- a CDS encoding HD-GYP domain-containing protein — protein MARAGERLAKPIWTENGSILLGNGIELNDRFIERLKGMGVDYVYVEDGRTLDIIPEDLLHDETRKRSVETVHRTMTGLMNEGLGKRNVALQNWGASFRSLFSLILTELPNRGDVVVNLVNMHVKDGYLFHHAVNVAALAGVLGIAKGYDRNQMLDLGVGALLFDVGMTVFPEKLWQQSAELTDEQRGRLQKHTEEGYHLLRGQFDVSVVTAHCALQHHERYDGTGYPRGLKGGEIHEFAQIIAIADVYDALTSPRPYRKRYSANEAIEFLYANGNRWFNYELVKLFCKYVAVYPLSTSVRLNTGQSGVVAKIDSAMPHRPVIRILQEADGSNPAADYEIDLGKHLNVTIVQTM, from the coding sequence ATGGCTCGGGCCGGGGAAAGGCTGGCCAAGCCGATTTGGACCGAGAACGGATCGATTTTGCTCGGGAACGGCATCGAATTGAACGACCGCTTCATCGAACGGCTGAAAGGGATGGGCGTCGATTACGTATACGTCGAAGACGGCCGGACGCTGGACATTATCCCCGAAGACTTGCTGCATGACGAGACGCGGAAACGGTCGGTCGAAACGGTCCATCGGACGATGACCGGCCTGATGAACGAAGGGCTCGGCAAACGGAACGTCGCCTTACAAAACTGGGGCGCCTCGTTCCGGTCACTGTTCTCTTTGATTCTGACGGAACTGCCGAATCGGGGCGACGTCGTCGTCAACCTCGTCAACATGCACGTGAAGGACGGTTATTTGTTCCATCACGCGGTCAACGTCGCGGCGCTCGCCGGGGTGCTCGGCATCGCGAAAGGCTACGACCGGAACCAAATGCTCGATCTCGGCGTCGGCGCCCTGCTATTCGACGTCGGGATGACGGTGTTTCCGGAAAAGCTGTGGCAGCAGTCCGCGGAATTGACCGACGAACAGCGAGGCAGGCTGCAAAAGCACACCGAAGAAGGATATCACCTGCTGCGCGGGCAGTTCGACGTATCGGTCGTCACCGCGCACTGTGCCCTGCAGCATCATGAACGGTACGACGGCACGGGTTATCCCAGAGGACTGAAAGGGGGGGAAATTCACGAATTCGCGCAAATTATCGCCATCGCCGACGTTTATGACGCGCTGACGTCGCCTCGACCGTACCGGAAACGGTACAGCGCGAACGAAGCGATCGAATTTTTATATGCGAACGGCAACCGGTGGTTCAACTACGAGCTTGTGAAGCTGTTTTGCAAGTATGTAGCGGTATATCCTCTTTCGACGTCGGTCCGTCTGAACACCGGACAATCGGGCGTCGTCGCGAAGATCGATTCGGCGATGCCGCACCGCCCTGTCATCCGCATTTTGCAGGAGGCGGACGGAAGCAACCCAGCGGCCGATTACGAAATCGATCTCGGCAAACATTTGAACGTAACGATCGTACAGACGATGTAA
- a CDS encoding methyl-accepting chemotaxis protein yields the protein MSWFTRLSFRQKLQAGNYAVIAAYTLVMLPFILSTGRVGLGILCLVLLAGLSVLFFRRLEKTLTDPISDLTRAALDISKGDFTGRIDISSDDSFGELAAAFNKMTEKLRELLQDTSRTSKHVFESSRDIFLKNEKMKTVLEEVSLASNELATGAARISEDIAGVSVATKTIEQKVSAYTESTREMNQKSGHMLELVQKGLTSVETQTEGMRKNVQATANVSQTIHELAKQAEGISQITRTISEIAEATNLLSLNASIEAARAGEHGLGFAVVAQEVRKLAEESTGSTKQVFQLVRTIQESIDRALASMEENEQIVREQTRMISETEQVFGDIVRNVTFISERIAAFAQESEQMLDSSKQISHIVENISAFTEQSAAGTEQVSASMAEQIEAVKAIVSQSEQMTKLVTQLQQSLNVFKL from the coding sequence ATGAGCTGGTTCACCCGTTTATCTTTCAGACAAAAACTGCAAGCAGGCAATTACGCGGTCATTGCTGCGTACACGCTGGTCATGCTTCCTTTCATCCTCTCGACCGGACGGGTTGGGCTGGGCATCCTTTGCTTGGTGCTGTTGGCGGGCCTTAGCGTATTGTTTTTCCGGCGGCTTGAGAAAACGCTTACAGATCCAATTTCGGACTTGACCCGGGCGGCGCTCGACATTTCCAAGGGCGATTTTACCGGCCGGATCGATATCTCTTCCGACGATTCGTTCGGCGAGCTCGCCGCCGCTTTTAACAAGATGACGGAGAAGCTGCGCGAATTGCTGCAGGACACGAGCCGCACGTCCAAGCATGTGTTCGAATCCAGCCGGGACATTTTCCTGAAGAACGAGAAAATGAAAACGGTCCTCGAGGAAGTGTCGCTCGCGTCGAACGAACTGGCGACCGGGGCTGCTCGCATCTCCGAGGATATCGCGGGCGTATCCGTAGCGACGAAAACCATCGAACAAAAGGTCAGCGCTTACACGGAGTCGACGCGCGAAATGAATCAAAAATCGGGCCATATGCTGGAGCTTGTGCAAAAAGGGTTGACGTCGGTGGAAACGCAAACCGAAGGCATGCGCAAAAACGTCCAAGCCACGGCGAACGTGTCCCAAACGATCCATGAGCTGGCCAAGCAGGCGGAAGGCATCTCGCAAATTACGCGGACGATCTCCGAGATCGCGGAGGCGACGAACCTGCTGTCGCTGAACGCCTCGATCGAGGCGGCGCGCGCCGGGGAGCACGGGCTCGGCTTCGCCGTCGTCGCGCAGGAAGTGCGCAAGCTCGCCGAAGAATCGACCGGGTCGACGAAGCAGGTGTTCCAGCTCGTCCGCACGATTCAGGAAAGCATCGACCGCGCGCTCGCCTCGATGGAAGAGAACGAGCAAATCGTTCGGGAGCAAACGCGGATGATCTCGGAAACGGAGCAAGTATTCGGGGATATCGTGCGCAACGTGACGTTCATTTCGGAGAGAATCGCGGCGTTCGCCCAGGAGAGCGAGCAAATGCTCGATAGCTCCAAGCAAATTTCGCACATCGTCGAAAACATATCGGCCTTCACGGAGCAGTCCGCCGCCGGAACGGAGCAGGTGTCCGCTTCGATGGCGGAGCAGATCGAGGCCGTGAAGGCGATCGTCTCGCAGTCCGAGCAAATGACGAAGCTCGTCACCCAGCTTCAGCAGTCGCTTAACGTATTCAAACTGTAA
- a CDS encoding DinB family protein, with product MIRRPEPNEYNAYFSNYIGLVPEGDLISHLERQMDRTAALIRSIPTAKATYRYAPGKWSIAETFGHIADTERVMSYRLLRIARGDRTPLPPFEQDDFVRSARFDERTLESLAAEYEAVRRSTLPLLLSLPEEAFARSGIVSGKENTAAAIAYVIAGHELHHVNIIQERYL from the coding sequence ATGATTCGTCGTCCTGAGCCGAACGAGTACAATGCTTATTTCTCCAATTACATCGGCCTCGTCCCCGAAGGGGACTTGATTTCGCACTTGGAGCGCCAAATGGACCGTACGGCGGCGCTGATCCGGTCGATCCCGACCGCTAAGGCGACGTACCGGTACGCGCCCGGCAAATGGAGCATCGCCGAGACGTTCGGCCATATCGCGGATACGGAACGCGTCATGAGCTATCGTTTGCTTCGCATCGCGAGAGGGGACCGTACGCCGCTGCCGCCGTTCGAGCAGGACGACTTCGTCCGCAGCGCCCGCTTCGACGAGCGGACGCTCGAGTCGCTGGCCGCTGAATACGAGGCGGTCCGCCGCTCGACGCTGCCGCTCCTTCTCAGCTTGCCGGAGGAAGCGTTCGCCCGCAGCGGCATCGTCAGCGGCAAGGAGAACACGGCGGCCGCCATCGCGTACGTGATCGCCGGGCACGAGCTGCACCACGTGAACATTATTCAAGAGCGTTATTTGTAA
- a CDS encoding TIGR01777 family oxidoreductase: protein MRKKVVIAGGTGFIGNDFQARFEQLDYEVVMISRRPPHVSWDDAPGLVQSLEGADLLINLAGRSVNCRYNRTNREQILRSRTETTEALGRAALRCSRPPALWINSSTATIYRHAVDRPMTETAGEIGTGFSVEVAKAWEASFFSFQLPNTRQVALRIAIVLGPNGGVMTPYVRLARAGLGGAQGDGTQWFSWIHIEDLFRIVRFLESRTDLSGVFNASAPYPVTNREQMRLIREALGRRFALPAPRWLLEAGALLLRTETELVLKSRWVLPERLLREGFRFRFETLDAALRDILK from the coding sequence ATGCGCAAAAAGGTCGTGATCGCCGGGGGGACGGGCTTTATCGGAAACGACTTCCAGGCGAGGTTCGAGCAGCTCGATTACGAGGTCGTCATGATTTCCCGCCGCCCGCCGCACGTATCATGGGACGACGCGCCGGGCCTCGTCCAATCGCTCGAAGGGGCCGACCTGCTGATCAACCTTGCTGGGCGGTCGGTCAACTGCCGTTACAATCGAACGAATCGGGAGCAAATTTTGCGCTCGCGCACGGAGACGACCGAAGCGCTCGGCCGTGCGGCGCTTCGCTGCAGCCGTCCGCCGGCGCTGTGGATCAATTCCAGCACGGCGACGATTTACCGCCATGCCGTCGATCGGCCGATGACGGAAACGGCGGGGGAGATCGGAACGGGATTTTCCGTCGAAGTCGCGAAGGCGTGGGAAGCGTCGTTTTTCTCGTTTCAGCTTCCGAATACCCGTCAGGTCGCCTTGCGCATCGCGATCGTGCTCGGGCCGAACGGCGGCGTCATGACGCCGTACGTCCGTTTGGCTCGAGCCGGTCTCGGCGGGGCGCAGGGCGACGGGACGCAATGGTTCAGTTGGATCCATATCGAGGATTTGTTCCGCATCGTTCGGTTTTTGGAGAGTCGGACGGATCTGAGCGGCGTCTTCAACGCGTCGGCGCCGTACCCGGTGACGAACAGGGAGCAAATGCGGCTCATTCGCGAGGCGCTGGGGCGCCGATTCGCGCTGCCGGCGCCCCGCTGGCTGCTGGAGGCCGGCGCGCTCCTGCTGCGTACGGAAACCGAGCTCGTGCTGAAAAGCCGCTGGGTGCTGCCCGAACGTCTGCTGCGGGAGGGCTTCCGATTCCGCTTCGAGACGCTTGATGCGGCGCTGCGGGATATTTTGAAGTAG